One genomic window of Ilyobacter polytropus DSM 2926 includes the following:
- a CDS encoding DUF502 domain-containing protein, which translates to MRKNLKNWFYTGLIALLPVILTFYFLSWIFQMVINLLKDSFIVRNLTNFLLGLDRFSKVEQIEIYIKLSVYVISIVGIFFIITLVGLTLKHVMGKRIASFFERLFIKLPVIKQVYTTLSQITGLVSSDKAKSYQKVVLIEYPKKGIYSLGFLTSNGNSYFEEVMGKEKLLNIFVPTSPNPTSGMFIMMEEKDVKILNIRVEEAIKLIISGGAIIPYSVSNRI; encoded by the coding sequence ATGAGAAAAAATTTGAAAAACTGGTTTTATACAGGATTAATAGCTTTATTACCAGTTATACTTACCTTTTATTTTCTTTCTTGGATTTTTCAGATGGTAATAAATTTATTAAAAGATTCCTTTATTGTAAGAAATTTAACAAATTTTTTATTGGGTCTAGACAGATTTAGTAAGGTTGAACAGATTGAGATATATATAAAGCTATCTGTGTATGTGATTTCAATTGTAGGCATATTTTTCATAATAACCCTTGTAGGATTGACCTTGAAGCACGTAATGGGGAAAAGAATAGCTAGTTTTTTTGAAAGACTCTTTATAAAACTACCTGTAATAAAACAAGTATATACTACACTTAGTCAGATAACTGGATTAGTATCTTCGGATAAGGCAAAATCATATCAAAAGGTAGTTTTAATAGAATATCCGAAAAAAGGGATTTATAGTCTGGGTTTTTTAACCAGTAATGGAAATAGCTATTTTGAAGAGGTAATGGGCAAAGAAAAGTTATTAAATATATTTGTCCCAACATCTCCAAATCCGACTTCTGGAATGTTTATAATGATGGAAGAAAAAGACGTGAAAATTCTTAATATTAGAGTTGAAGAGGCTATAAAATTAATTATTTCAGGTGGAGCGATAATTCCATATTCTGTGTCAAATAGGATTTAA
- a CDS encoding tetratricopeptide repeat protein: protein MKKLLYIILLISLMGCTNTSKTSESTTDKEEYNVIRGINLSQEGKYLEALREFEKAYGKNDKNIITLREMGLVYAQLSDYKKSEEFYKKALVLDERDQTAIKNLALLSYVKGDYEKSEEYLESVSKDSIDNMVLKLKGFISFKKGENIKAYDILKRALYLESDIDMEFYSVYSQVLLEESKFMELYKVLESGYEKYSLDKDYILFYTRILSVNYSEHDKAEKTLKRYMAENGIDDELLLLLSKISFTNGDMDSAENSLKMISDDYKYDLEYLNLKKDILDKSNKSEEAQKINILIERLTKGKS, encoded by the coding sequence ATGAAAAAATTACTTTATATTATTCTTTTAATAAGTCTGATGGGATGCACAAATACTTCGAAAACATCTGAAAGCACAACTGACAAAGAGGAATACAATGTCATAAGAGGGATTAATCTTTCTCAAGAAGGTAAGTATTTAGAGGCACTCAGGGAGTTTGAAAAAGCTTACGGGAAAAATGATAAGAACATAATAACTTTAAGAGAGATGGGACTAGTTTATGCTCAACTCTCAGATTATAAAAAATCAGAGGAATTTTATAAAAAGGCTCTTGTATTAGACGAAAGAGATCAGACGGCTATAAAAAATCTTGCTTTACTCTCATATGTAAAAGGGGATTATGAAAAATCTGAGGAATATTTAGAAAGTGTATCCAAAGATTCTATAGACAATATGGTTTTGAAGTTAAAGGGATTTATTTCTTTTAAAAAAGGTGAAAATATTAAAGCATATGACATTTTAAAAAGAGCTCTTTACTTGGAGTCTGACATAGATATGGAGTTTTACAGTGTGTATTCACAGGTTTTACTGGAAGAATCCAAATTTATGGAGTTGTATAAAGTTCTTGAAAGCGGGTATGAAAAGTATAGTTTAGATAAAGATTATATACTTTTTTATACTAGAATACTTTCAGTCAATTATAGTGAGCATGATAAAGCTGAAAAAACTCTGAAAAGGTATATGGCAGAAAATGGTATTGATGATGAACTATTGTTGCTGCTAAGTAAGATATCTTTTACAAACGGAGATATGGACAGTGCAGAAAATTCATTAAAAATGATTTCAGATGACTACAAATATGATCTAGAATATCTCAATCTAAAAAAAGACATACTAGATAAAAGTAATAAAAGTGAAGAAGCCCAAAAAATAAATATCCTTATTGAAAGGCTGACTAAGGGAAAAAGCTAA
- a CDS encoding NUDIX domain-containing protein, with amino-acid sequence MEIRVRVAGVLTIKDEILFVKHQKNGEEYWLLPGGGVDYGETMEESLAREFLEECNLEIEVENLMFVSQGISPDKKKHIINMFFKVKYLSGELKIGEEERLKEAAYHNIDDINNMTLYPNVKKELLDYFKGNKEIKYLGHRWE; translated from the coding sequence ATGGAAATAAGGGTTAGAGTAGCTGGTGTTTTAACTATAAAAGATGAGATACTTTTTGTGAAACATCAAAAAAATGGAGAAGAGTATTGGCTACTTCCTGGAGGGGGAGTAGATTACGGTGAAACTATGGAGGAATCTTTAGCAAGAGAATTTTTAGAAGAGTGTAATTTAGAGATAGAAGTTGAGAATTTAATGTTTGTTTCTCAAGGGATTTCACCAGATAAAAAGAAGCATATAATCAATATGTTCTTTAAAGTAAAATATTTATCAGGTGAGCTTAAAATCGGTGAAGAAGAAAGACTTAAAGAGGCCGCTTACCACAATATAGATGATATAAATAATATGACTCTTTATCCCAATGTAAAAAAAGAACTTTTAGACTACTTTAAAGGAAATAAGGAGATAAAGTATCTAGGTCACAGGTGGGAATAG
- a CDS encoding GspE/PulE family protein gives MARIIKKRLGDTLVDEKIITEDELVKALEKQNITHKKLGETLVDMGYVSSEEIVRILGEQMGIPYVSLERLVITKEAILLLSKETAEKFCVMPLFKNENVLHVAMEDPLDVFAIDRIEEESGMEVFQSIARRDDVVRAIEKYYSPVFLKEDSSYLKERRSFERTDTSAVEVVNLVMKKAIIENASDIHIEPEANILRVRFRIDGLLHEILTPPKSLHSAIVSRIKIISKLDIAEKRIPQDGRVEINFEEKLIDMRVSILPTIFGEKVVIRLLDKSNVKVSLESLGFGKSNVEKLKKLINRPNGIIFVTGPTGSGKTSTLYASLNEINTLDKNIITLEDPVEYQMEIINQVQVNSQVGLDFSSGLRSILRQDPDVIMIGEIRDVQTAEIAIESAMTGHLVFSTLHTNSATGAISRLIDMGVEPFLLSASLAGVLGQRLLRKLCTHCKEEILVSGTELKEFNVNPIEDYKLYKAKGCSFCRNTGYSGRTAVIELLEIESEIRTMINKGADIFQIKDAATRKGMKTIKQEGFEKALEGITSIEEVLRVAQDDI, from the coding sequence ATGGCCAGGATTATAAAAAAAAGGCTTGGAGACACTCTGGTTGATGAAAAAATAATAACGGAAGACGAGCTGGTAAAGGCCCTTGAAAAGCAGAATATAACACACAAAAAACTCGGAGAAACCCTAGTTGATATGGGATATGTAAGTAGTGAGGAGATAGTGAGAATACTAGGAGAACAGATGGGGATTCCCTATGTTTCTCTAGAAAGATTAGTAATTACAAAGGAAGCCATACTACTCTTAAGCAAAGAAACTGCTGAAAAGTTTTGTGTGATGCCACTATTTAAAAATGAAAATGTGTTGCATGTGGCCATGGAAGATCCTCTAGACGTCTTTGCAATAGATCGTATAGAGGAAGAAAGCGGCATGGAAGTCTTTCAGTCTATAGCCAGAAGAGATGATGTGGTACGAGCAATAGAAAAATATTATTCACCTGTATTTTTGAAGGAAGATTCGAGTTACTTAAAAGAAAGAAGAAGCTTTGAGAGAACGGATACTTCTGCTGTAGAGGTTGTAAACCTCGTTATGAAAAAGGCGATAATCGAAAATGCAAGTGATATTCATATAGAACCTGAAGCCAATATTTTGCGGGTGAGATTTAGAATAGATGGTTTACTTCATGAAATACTTACGCCTCCTAAATCACTTCATTCAGCTATAGTATCTAGAATAAAGATAATTTCTAAGCTTGACATAGCTGAAAAAAGAATACCTCAAGATGGTCGGGTAGAAATAAATTTTGAAGAAAAGCTGATTGATATGAGAGTATCAATACTTCCCACTATTTTTGGAGAAAAAGTCGTAATCAGACTTCTTGATAAATCCAATGTAAAGGTGAGTTTAGAAAGCCTTGGATTTGGGAAAAGCAATGTAGAAAAATTAAAAAAACTCATAAATAGACCCAACGGGATAATATTTGTAACCGGTCCCACGGGAAGTGGTAAAACTTCTACTCTGTATGCATCTCTAAATGAGATCAATACTCTAGATAAAAATATAATAACACTTGAAGATCCGGTAGAATACCAGATGGAAATAATAAATCAAGTTCAGGTGAATTCTCAGGTAGGGCTAGACTTTTCATCAGGGCTAAGGTCAATATTGAGACAGGATCCAGATGTTATAATGATAGGTGAGATAAGGGATGTGCAGACTGCTGAAATAGCTATAGAATCTGCCATGACAGGTCATTTAGTTTTTTCTACCTTACATACAAATTCTGCAACAGGAGCAATATCACGACTTATAGATATGGGAGTTGAACCATTTTTACTTTCAGCTTCTCTAGCTGGAGTATTAGGGCAAAGACTATTAAGGAAACTTTGCACACACTGTAAAGAGGAGATATTAGTTTCTGGAACAGAATTAAAAGAGTTTAATGTAAATCCCATTGAAGATTATAAACTTTATAAGGCTAAAGGTTGTAGCTTTTGCAGAAATACAGGCTATAGTGGGAGAACAGCTGTAATTGAGCTTCTGGAAATTGAGAGTGAGATAAGGACTATGATAAACAAGGGTGCAGATATTTTTCAGATAAAAGATGCAGCTACGAGAAAAGGCATGAAAACAATAAAGCAAGAGGGATTTGAGAAAGCCTTAGAAGGAATAACCAGTATAGAAGAAGTTTTAAGAGTAGCACAGGATGATATATAA
- a CDS encoding adenine phosphoribosyltransferase: MNLKDYVALVEDFPKEGIKFRDITPLMNNGEAFRAATDKIVKYAEEKKIDLVVGPEARGFIFGCPVSYALGVGFIPVRKPGKLPREVVEYDYDLEYGRNVLCIHKDSIKPGQRVLIVDDLLATGGTVEATVKLIEELGGKVAGLAFLIELKELEGRKKLDGYDVFTLMDY, encoded by the coding sequence ATGAATTTGAAGGATTATGTAGCCTTAGTTGAGGACTTTCCAAAAGAGGGAATTAAATTTCGGGATATAACCCCATTGATGAATAATGGTGAGGCTTTTCGTGCTGCAACGGATAAAATAGTAAAATATGCAGAAGAAAAAAAAATCGACCTTGTTGTTGGACCAGAGGCCAGAGGTTTTATTTTTGGATGTCCAGTGTCTTATGCACTAGGAGTTGGATTTATTCCTGTAAGAAAGCCAGGAAAGCTTCCTAGAGAAGTTGTAGAATATGACTATGACCTTGAATACGGGAGAAACGTACTTTGTATACACAAGGATTCTATAAAGCCAGGGCAGAGAGTTCTCATTGTAGATGATCTTTTAGCTACTGGTGGAACTGTAGAGGCTACTGTAAAATTAATAGAGGAACTGGGTGGAAAAGTAGCAGGGCTAGCTTTTCTTATAGAGCTCAAAGAGCTTGAGGGAAGAAAAAAATTAGATGGCTACGATGTATTTACACTTATGGATTATTAA
- a CDS encoding RelA/SpoT family protein — MGYKHEILDAIKKNNLKVDTDKILLAYEFAKECHVGQFRKSGDEYIIHPIEVSKILINMKMDTDTIVAGILHDIVEDTLITVSDIEYNFGNSVAKLVDGVTKLSVLPKGTKKQHENIRKMIVAMAQDIRVVIIKLADRLHNMRTLKYMPAHKQERISRETLEIFAPLAHRLGMAMIKCELEDLSLYYLEPEIYRELVKLINSKKAEREKYTEATKKEIEKFLLENNIKGEVSGRPKHFYSIYKKMYEKGKEFDEIYDLIALRIIVETEGECYNVLGVLHGNYKPVPGRFKDYIAVPKSNGYQSIHTTIVGPQGKFIEVQIRTEEMHGIAEEGVAAHWSYKERGKVTKKDHVYSWLRQILEWQQEADNSEEFVKTVTGDILHETVFVFSPKGDVVELAYGATPLDFAFHIHTEIGLKCVGAKINDRIVPIDYKLQNGDKVEVITSRNAKGPGNDWLDIVVTQSAKSKIRKWIKDKKFDENVKLGKEIMEKELSKFGVSIKEFEASEITLKYIEKQNMQSKEDLYFRLSQNRIKAEALAGRFKPEVVKELNFDDIGERKKPKSRKKNDYGVVIDGLDNTLIRFAKCCTPLPGDEIGGYITKGAGIAVHRKDCKNYQGMIKSDPPREIDVKWDEDVFAKKLNKYQFNFNVFVVERPNMLMDIATIIANHKINVIGVNSNLIVKGLDRYMNLKFTIEISEKDEYEKLLKHLSGIKDIIEIQR, encoded by the coding sequence ATGGGATATAAACACGAGATATTAGATGCCATAAAAAAGAATAATCTCAAAGTTGACACAGATAAGATACTCTTGGCTTATGAATTTGCAAAGGAATGTCATGTGGGACAGTTTAGAAAATCTGGAGATGAGTATATTATCCACCCGATAGAGGTGTCTAAGATACTAATCAATATGAAGATGGATACTGATACCATAGTTGCAGGGATACTTCATGATATAGTAGAAGATACTCTTATAACAGTTTCTGATATTGAATATAATTTTGGAAACTCGGTGGCTAAACTTGTAGATGGAGTAACAAAACTTAGTGTTTTGCCAAAAGGAACTAAAAAACAGCATGAAAATATAAGAAAAATGATAGTTGCAATGGCTCAAGATATAAGGGTTGTAATAATAAAACTTGCTGATAGACTTCATAATATGAGAACACTAAAATATATGCCGGCTCATAAGCAGGAGAGAATTTCAAGAGAGACTCTTGAAATATTTGCCCCTCTTGCCCACAGACTTGGAATGGCTATGATCAAATGCGAGCTCGAGGATCTTTCCCTCTATTATCTAGAGCCTGAAATATATAGAGAGTTAGTCAAGCTCATCAACTCTAAAAAAGCTGAAAGAGAAAAATATACAGAGGCTACGAAAAAAGAGATAGAAAAATTCTTATTGGAAAATAATATAAAAGGTGAGGTTTCAGGAAGGCCTAAACACTTTTACAGTATATATAAAAAGATGTACGAAAAAGGTAAGGAGTTTGATGAGATATACGACCTTATAGCCCTTAGAATAATAGTTGAAACTGAAGGAGAATGCTATAATGTGCTAGGTGTACTTCACGGAAACTATAAACCTGTCCCAGGAAGGTTTAAGGACTATATAGCAGTGCCAAAGTCAAACGGATACCAGTCAATACACACAACTATAGTTGGACCTCAAGGGAAATTTATAGAGGTACAGATAAGAACAGAAGAGATGCACGGTATAGCTGAAGAGGGAGTAGCTGCCCACTGGAGTTATAAGGAAAGAGGTAAGGTAACTAAAAAAGACCATGTATATTCATGGCTGAGACAGATATTAGAATGGCAGCAGGAAGCTGACAATTCAGAGGAATTTGTAAAAACTGTTACCGGAGATATACTTCATGAGACAGTATTTGTATTTTCTCCTAAGGGTGATGTTGTAGAACTAGCTTATGGAGCCACTCCTTTAGATTTTGCATTCCATATTCATACTGAGATAGGCTTGAAATGTGTGGGAGCAAAAATAAATGACAGAATAGTTCCGATAGACTATAAACTTCAAAATGGTGATAAGGTAGAGGTAATAACCTCAAGAAATGCTAAGGGTCCCGGTAACGATTGGTTGGATATTGTTGTTACCCAAAGTGCCAAGAGTAAAATAAGAAAATGGATTAAAGATAAAAAGTTTGATGAAAACGTAAAACTTGGAAAAGAGATAATGGAAAAAGAACTTTCTAAGTTTGGAGTCTCTATAAAAGAGTTTGAAGCCAGTGAGATAACATTAAAATATATTGAAAAGCAGAATATGCAGTCTAAAGAGGATCTTTATTTTAGACTTTCACAAAATAGAATAAAGGCTGAAGCTCTGGCAGGAAGATTCAAACCTGAGGTTGTCAAAGAATTGAATTTTGACGATATAGGAGAAAGAAAAAAGCCAAAAAGCAGAAAGAAGAATGACTATGGGGTTGTTATAGATGGCCTTGATAACACTCTTATAAGATTTGCAAAATGTTGTACTCCTCTCCCAGGCGATGAGATAGGAGGCTACATAACCAAAGGAGCCGGTATAGCTGTCCACAGAAAAGACTGTAAAAATTATCAGGGGATGATAAAAAGTGATCCTCCTAGAGAGATAGACGTAAAATGGGATGAAGATGTTTTTGCAAAAAAACTCAATAAATATCAGTTTAATTTTAATGTTTTCGTAGTGGAAAGACCTAATATGCTAATGGATATAGCCACTATTATAGCTAACCACAAGATAAATGTTATCGGTGTAAACTCTAATCTTATAGTTAAGGGTCTAGACAGATATATGAATTTAAAATTTACAATAGAAATCTCTGAAAAAGATGAATATGAAAAACTCTTGAAACATCTTTCTGGAATAAAAGATATAATAGAGATACAGAGATAA
- the tgt gene encoding tRNA guanosine(34) transglycosylase Tgt — protein sequence MSNKLPVTYKLYSKDGKARTGKITTPHGEVETPVFMPVGTQATVKTMTPEELEAIGSEIILGNTYHLFLRPGDDLVAKFGGLHKFMNWKKPILTDSGGFQVFSLGAIRKIKEEGVEFRSHIDGSKQFISPEKSIHIQNNLGSDIVMLFDECPPGMSTEEYLIPSIERTTRWAKRCVEAHKRPDEQGLFAIVQGGIYEELREKSRKGLMEMDEYFSGYAIGGLAVGEPRDDMYRVLDYIVEKLPENKPRYLMGVGEPVDMLEAVEAGVDMMDCVQPTRIGRHGTVFTKYGRLVIKNACYSEDPRPLDEGCDCYVCRNYTRGYIRHLFKSQEILGSRLATYHNLYFLIKMMKDAREAIKDKRFKEYKDEFLNNYSKRGESDWIKAQKLGEV from the coding sequence ATGTCAAATAAACTGCCTGTAACCTATAAACTCTACTCTAAAGACGGAAAGGCTAGAACTGGAAAAATAACTACACCTCACGGAGAAGTGGAAACACCTGTATTTATGCCTGTGGGGACTCAAGCAACTGTAAAAACAATGACACCTGAGGAGCTAGAAGCCATAGGTTCTGAAATAATACTGGGAAACACCTATCACCTTTTCCTAAGACCTGGAGATGACTTGGTTGCAAAATTTGGTGGACTTCATAAATTTATGAACTGGAAAAAACCAATACTAACAGACAGTGGAGGATTCCAGGTATTCAGTCTAGGAGCAATAAGAAAAATAAAAGAGGAGGGGGTGGAGTTCCGTTCTCATATAGACGGATCAAAGCAATTCATCTCTCCTGAAAAATCGATACATATTCAAAACAACTTAGGGTCGGATATCGTCATGTTATTTGATGAGTGCCCTCCTGGGATGTCTACAGAAGAGTACCTTATACCCTCTATAGAAAGAACTACAAGATGGGCTAAAAGGTGTGTAGAGGCTCATAAAAGGCCTGATGAACAGGGTTTATTTGCTATAGTTCAAGGTGGAATATATGAAGAACTGAGGGAGAAGAGCAGAAAAGGGCTAATGGAGATGGATGAGTATTTTTCTGGTTATGCTATAGGGGGATTAGCTGTAGGAGAACCTAGAGATGATATGTATAGAGTTTTAGATTATATAGTGGAAAAACTTCCTGAAAATAAACCAAGATATCTCATGGGAGTAGGGGAACCTGTAGATATGCTAGAGGCTGTAGAAGCTGGTGTGGATATGATGGACTGTGTGCAGCCCACAAGAATAGGGAGACACGGGACAGTGTTTACTAAATACGGAAGGCTTGTAATAAAGAATGCATGCTATTCTGAAGACCCTAGACCTCTAGACGAAGGGTGTGACTGTTATGTATGCAGAAATTATACTAGAGGATATATAAGACATCTATTTAAATCTCAGGAGATTCTTGGATCCAGACTGGCAACTTATCATAACCTTTATTTCCTTATAAAAATGATGAAGGATGCTAGAGAAGCCATAAAAGATAAAAGGTTTAAAGAATATAAAGATGAGTTTTTGAACAACTATTCCAAAAGAGGCGAAAGTGACTGGATAAAAGCTCAAAAGCTAGGAGAAGTATAG
- a CDS encoding NADH-dependent [FeFe] hydrogenase, group A6 encodes METVKIKINGIEVESPKHATILAAAKSIGVRIPTLCQLKMGDIGYVHDPASCRMCVVEVNEQENLYPACETKVYEGMEIITNSAELIQIRKNILELILSNHPKDCLTCSKSGECELQDLADEFKIKNIRFEGEKSVYRSDSSPAIIRDMDKCIMCRRCETMCNKIQTCNILSAVNRGFETVVAPSHEKDLEDTACTFCGQCVAVCPVGALHEKDYTWEVVDMLANPSKTVIVQVAPAVRVALGEEFGHKPGTDVTGKMVTALRRIGFDYVFDTNFAADLTIMEEAAELKSRVVRYLDGDKDVKLPILTSCCPAWVKFIEHNFPDMLDIPSTAKSPQQMFSAIAKEFWAKEMGIKREDLIVVSVMPCLAKKYEASREEFSKDGNPDTDISISTRELASLINQSGISFNMLQEEEFDKPFGMSSGAANIFGRTGGVIEAATRTAYEWITGKELENVDFKQLRGLEGSRVAEIPELQIDGAPLRIGIAHGLGDARKLLEKVKNKEEVLHAIEIMACKGGCIGGGGQPYHHGKFSIIKKRFDGIQAIDSGKKIRKSHENPYIKELYEKFLGEPMGEKAHELLHTKYFSRKK; translated from the coding sequence ATGGAAACGGTCAAAATAAAGATAAACGGTATAGAGGTCGAGTCTCCAAAACACGCTACTATTTTGGCAGCTGCTAAGAGTATAGGGGTCAGAATTCCTACTTTATGCCAGCTTAAAATGGGTGATATAGGATATGTCCACGATCCAGCTTCATGTAGAATGTGCGTAGTAGAGGTAAATGAACAGGAAAATCTTTATCCTGCCTGTGAAACAAAGGTTTACGAAGGAATGGAGATTATTACCAATTCGGCAGAACTAATACAGATAAGAAAAAATATTCTAGAACTTATTTTATCTAACCATCCAAAGGATTGTCTTACATGTTCAAAGTCGGGAGAATGTGAACTTCAAGATCTTGCAGATGAATTTAAGATAAAAAATATAAGGTTTGAAGGAGAAAAATCGGTTTACAGATCAGATTCTTCACCTGCTATAATTAGGGATATGGATAAATGTATAATGTGCAGAAGATGCGAGACAATGTGTAACAAAATACAAACATGCAACATTTTATCAGCAGTAAACAGGGGATTTGAAACGGTGGTGGCCCCTTCCCATGAAAAAGATCTAGAAGATACTGCATGTACTTTCTGCGGTCAGTGTGTGGCCGTCTGTCCAGTAGGTGCCCTTCATGAAAAAGACTATACCTGGGAAGTAGTAGATATGCTTGCCAATCCGTCTAAAACCGTAATTGTGCAAGTAGCCCCTGCTGTAAGAGTTGCTCTTGGAGAAGAATTTGGACATAAGCCTGGTACAGATGTCACTGGAAAAATGGTTACTGCCCTTAGAAGGATAGGATTTGACTATGTATTTGATACAAATTTTGCAGCTGACCTCACAATTATGGAAGAGGCAGCTGAGTTAAAATCAAGAGTAGTTAGATATCTAGATGGAGATAAAGATGTAAAACTTCCTATCCTGACCTCCTGCTGTCCTGCCTGGGTAAAATTTATCGAACATAATTTTCCCGACATGCTGGATATCCCATCCACTGCAAAATCTCCTCAGCAGATGTTTAGTGCAATAGCAAAAGAGTTTTGGGCAAAGGAAATGGGGATAAAAAGAGAAGATTTAATTGTGGTTTCTGTAATGCCATGCCTAGCAAAAAAATACGAGGCTTCTAGGGAGGAATTTTCAAAGGATGGAAATCCTGACACAGATATCTCAATTTCAACAAGAGAACTTGCAAGTCTTATAAATCAAAGCGGAATAAGTTTTAACATGTTACAAGAAGAAGAATTTGACAAGCCTTTCGGAATGTCTAGTGGAGCTGCGAATATTTTTGGAAGAACAGGCGGAGTTATAGAGGCTGCTACTAGAACGGCATACGAATGGATAACAGGTAAGGAGCTAGAGAATGTAGATTTCAAACAGCTGAGAGGACTAGAAGGATCGAGAGTCGCAGAAATACCTGAACTTCAGATAGACGGTGCCCCTTTGAGGATAGGAATTGCCCATGGACTCGGAGACGCTAGAAAACTGCTGGAAAAAGTAAAAAATAAAGAGGAAGTCTTGCATGCAATAGAGATTATGGCCTGTAAGGGAGGGTGTATAGGGGGCGGAGGACAACCTTATCATCATGGTAAATTTAGCATTATTAAAAAGAGATTTGACGGAATACAGGCAATCGACAGTGGAAAAAAAATACGAAAATCTCATGAAAATCCTTATATTAAAGAATTATATGAAAAATTTCTTGGAGAACCAATGGGTGAAAAAGCACACGAATTGTTACACACAAAATATTTTTCAAGAAAAAAATAA